The Prevotella melaninogenica genome has a segment encoding these proteins:
- a CDS encoding DUF6850 family outer membrane beta-barrel protein: MNTSHIVLGLSKLAQSSLRRGWGRLFLLLFTLPTMAQTPSDSLMDEAEYRFASLTQLWHNTNNASGLSLDDSSNRGFASVGFSHRGGDYHRVQEGGAMNNLQFFTERYQKIGRYLYSYGKVDFNLGRTKDRAFADQYRPYNSNPYQSGSAIAGSYDHQNFDITASVGTVGFSGWRFGMQLNYQLGDLSRLRDPRSRSQLLDYRLTPAVSYTMGNHTLGLSGYYDRRKEKMGPLVTVQSDATLTYYLLSGMENATGTIGGYSSFNREWVNHQLGTEFDYGYRSARFQTLNSFGISRGEEYAYGTYKYEPGRYFTYRYNAQSQNRLYTGTILHQADFCLDWQQSYANEYRQQLIIKNDPQIGTTSYTYEKQLEFRKRYQVRTFDFAFRYRANFINTTSIAGSRYLTSSIKGYTGFLIDTHKASNRHLLPLSSSDYSRVNFQLEHGISLFKQRLTADVTLGYSLSTRADLELADDTSILAERVLLKDLPYYDANLLHGSLQVMYQFPLTIKKSRAMWFVKAFGDFTSANTAGHPNLYNIGFSVGLFN; encoded by the coding sequence ATGAATACTTCACATATAGTTTTAGGCTTATCCAAGCTTGCACAATCCTCACTGCGAAGAGGCTGGGGGAGGCTTTTCTTATTGCTGTTTACGCTCCCTACAATGGCACAAACGCCTTCTGACTCTCTTATGGATGAGGCTGAATATCGCTTTGCAAGTCTTACACAACTCTGGCATAATACAAACAACGCTTCAGGACTATCTCTTGATGATTCCTCAAACAGAGGATTTGCATCCGTAGGATTCAGTCATCGAGGTGGTGACTATCATCGTGTGCAGGAAGGGGGAGCAATGAATAACCTGCAGTTCTTTACGGAACGTTATCAGAAAATAGGCAGATATCTTTACAGTTATGGTAAGGTAGATTTTAATCTTGGTCGTACAAAAGATCGTGCCTTTGCTGACCAATATCGCCCTTACAACTCTAATCCTTACCAGTCGGGCAGTGCTATTGCTGGAAGTTACGACCATCAGAACTTTGATATTACGGCATCAGTGGGTACGGTTGGTTTCTCTGGATGGCGCTTCGGTATGCAGCTTAACTATCAGTTGGGCGACCTTTCCCGACTTCGTGACCCTCGTTCTCGTTCGCAACTTCTTGATTATCGACTGACACCAGCTGTTTCTTACACGATGGGAAACCATACACTCGGCTTGTCAGGTTACTATGATCGTCGTAAGGAGAAGATGGGTCCGTTGGTAACAGTACAGAGTGACGCTACGTTGACCTATTACCTTCTCTCTGGTATGGAGAATGCAACTGGTACAATTGGTGGATATTCAAGTTTTAATCGTGAGTGGGTGAACCACCAATTAGGGACAGAATTTGATTATGGATACCGTTCAGCACGCTTTCAGACATTGAATAGTTTTGGTATAAGTCGTGGTGAAGAGTATGCTTATGGTACTTATAAATATGAGCCAGGCAGATACTTTACTTACCGATACAACGCTCAATCACAAAATCGTTTGTACACGGGTACAATCTTACATCAAGCCGATTTCTGTCTGGATTGGCAGCAAAGCTATGCAAATGAATATCGTCAGCAGTTGATAATCAAGAATGATCCACAGATAGGAACGACTTCTTACACCTATGAGAAGCAATTAGAATTCCGCAAACGCTATCAGGTTCGTACGTTCGACTTCGCTTTCCGCTATCGTGCTAACTTCATTAACACTACTTCAATAGCAGGGAGTCGATACTTGACATCTTCTATTAAAGGCTATACTGGCTTTTTAATTGATACGCATAAGGCAAGCAATCGTCATCTTTTGCCGCTATCATCGTCTGATTATAGCCGTGTGAACTTCCAATTAGAGCATGGTATCTCGCTGTTTAAGCAACGTCTTACAGCAGATGTAACTCTCGGTTATAGTCTTTCTACACGTGCTGACCTTGAATTGGCAGATGATACTTCCATCCTCGCAGAGCGTGTCTTACTGAAAGACTTACCTTATTATGATGCCAATCTCCTTCATGGAAGTCTACAGGTGATGTATCAGTTTCCACTGACTATAAAGAAATCGCGTGCTATGTGGTTTGTGAAAGCCTTTGGAGACTTTACTTCTGCCAATACTGCTGGACATCCAAACCTGTATAACATTGGTTTTAGTGTAGGTTTGTTTAACTGA
- a CDS encoding zinc-dependent metalloprotease, producing MSINRKATACLFALMLGSGVGVAGNRFVYRAVKDTITQHKDTTKQNVQKGKAPEKEKEKPSAYEQLVKKKGSVQNGLFTVRHIDDQWYFEVPDSIIGRYLLAVTRFTAVPQNFGKFAGEAVNQQTVYFEQRDDKTMLLRAYVLSQEADPKSSISRTLKASTADPIVASFKVIGRNKDTKAQLIDVTPLFVKDNAVLSVSSNDSKQLKLGGLMSDRTFIDTMKVYPINVEIATTRTYSSSPSSVPASYTGAMTIGLNTSVVLLPKVPMRKRVWDNRVGYFTNRYTIFSDDQTKTDRQQFISRFRLEPKDKKAYAKGKLVEPIKPIVFYIDPATPKKWVPYLMKGIEDWNVAFEAAGFKNAIQAKEWPNDPTMSVDDARFNVLRYLPAEIENAYGPRIVDPRSGEIIESHICWYHNVMNLLTKWYFTQCAPLDKRAQTAHMDDKLMGELIRFVSSHEVGHTLGLRHNMGASHATPVEKLRDKKWVEEHGHTASIMDYARFNYVAQPEDGISERGLFPRVNDYDKWAIRWGYQYRPEFKDEMDEKEKLMTETTAILAKNPHLWFGGEGKNEDPRAQTEDLGDDNVKASDYGIKNLKRIVAKLPEWTRQPNEQYEDRMEMWRSVVGQYGRYTNHVLKNIGGRYINNMPGQKPYEVAPAKKGRDAVDYIGRQVFEAPLWLYPSSMTDIAGTDLVDEISTYQDRILKVMMNGTIMDKIYKDQREAGAYQFNDYLNDLFHSVWKPLAGLNDMQVRTRRLLERNYVDQLNSLLNPVQKDKPTVADRASNSDIMLYLMQHLDTVEQFCKAQAAQSEGINLLHYNDLLRQIKLIRERRVTVK from the coding sequence ATGTCAATCAACAGAAAAGCAACAGCCTGTCTGTTTGCGCTTATGCTCGGAAGTGGAGTGGGTGTAGCAGGTAACAGGTTTGTCTATCGTGCTGTAAAAGATACGATTACACAGCACAAAGACACTACAAAACAGAATGTTCAGAAAGGTAAAGCACCTGAGAAAGAGAAAGAAAAGCCTTCTGCCTATGAACAACTCGTGAAGAAAAAAGGAAGTGTTCAGAATGGACTCTTTACCGTAAGACATATTGATGATCAATGGTATTTTGAGGTTCCCGACTCTATTATTGGTCGTTATCTGCTCGCTGTGACTCGTTTCACAGCCGTTCCACAAAACTTTGGTAAGTTTGCAGGAGAGGCAGTAAACCAACAAACTGTTTATTTTGAGCAACGTGATGATAAGACAATGTTGCTTCGTGCCTACGTTCTTTCGCAGGAAGCTGACCCTAAGAGCAGTATTTCTCGTACGTTGAAAGCTTCTACGGCTGACCCTATTGTCGCTTCATTTAAGGTAATTGGTCGTAACAAGGATACAAAGGCACAGTTGATAGATGTTACACCATTATTCGTTAAGGATAATGCAGTTCTTAGTGTGTCTTCAAACGACTCTAAGCAGTTGAAGTTAGGTGGACTGATGTCTGACCGTACTTTCATTGATACGATGAAGGTTTATCCTATCAATGTTGAGATTGCTACGACACGCACCTATTCCAGCTCACCTTCTTCTGTACCCGCTTCTTATACAGGTGCAATGACCATCGGCCTGAATACCAGTGTTGTCCTTCTTCCGAAGGTGCCTATGCGTAAGCGAGTATGGGATAATCGTGTGGGCTATTTCACGAACAGATACACTATCTTCAGTGATGACCAGACTAAGACAGATCGTCAGCAGTTTATCTCTCGATTCCGTTTAGAGCCTAAAGATAAGAAGGCATATGCAAAGGGAAAGCTCGTAGAGCCTATCAAACCTATTGTATTCTATATTGATCCAGCCACACCAAAGAAGTGGGTTCCATACTTGATGAAGGGTATCGAGGATTGGAATGTTGCTTTTGAGGCTGCTGGTTTTAAGAATGCTATACAGGCAAAGGAGTGGCCTAACGACCCAACAATGAGTGTTGACGATGCTCGTTTCAATGTTCTTCGTTATCTCCCAGCTGAGATTGAGAATGCATACGGACCTCGTATTGTTGACCCACGTAGTGGTGAGATTATCGAGAGTCATATTTGTTGGTATCATAATGTGATGAACCTCCTGACAAAGTGGTACTTCACTCAGTGTGCTCCATTAGATAAGCGTGCACAGACGGCACACATGGACGACAAACTTATGGGTGAATTGATTCGCTTTGTATCAAGTCATGAGGTGGGACATACACTCGGATTGCGTCATAATATGGGCGCAAGCCATGCTACTCCAGTAGAGAAGCTACGCGATAAGAAGTGGGTAGAGGAACATGGTCACACTGCCAGCATTATGGACTACGCTCGTTTCAATTACGTTGCACAGCCAGAAGACGGCATTTCTGAGCGCGGACTCTTCCCACGTGTGAACGATTACGACAAGTGGGCAATCCGTTGGGGCTATCAGTATCGTCCAGAGTTCAAAGATGAGATGGATGAGAAAGAAAAGTTGATGACTGAGACAACAGCCATTCTTGCTAAGAATCCACATCTTTGGTTTGGTGGTGAGGGTAAGAATGAAGACCCACGTGCACAGACGGAAGACCTTGGTGATGACAATGTGAAGGCGAGTGATTATGGTATTAAGAACTTGAAACGTATTGTTGCGAAGCTCCCAGAGTGGACACGTCAGCCTAATGAACAGTACGAAGACCGCATGGAAATGTGGAGAAGTGTTGTTGGTCAGTATGGACGTTATACGAATCATGTACTGAAGAACATTGGTGGTCGTTACATAAACAATATGCCTGGCCAGAAACCTTATGAGGTTGCACCAGCTAAGAAGGGTAGAGATGCTGTCGACTATATCGGTCGTCAGGTGTTTGAAGCACCGCTTTGGCTTTATCCTTCATCTATGACTGATATTGCAGGTACCGACCTTGTCGACGAAATCAGTACTTATCAAGATCGTATTCTGAAAGTGATGATGAACGGAACCATTATGGATAAGATTTATAAGGATCAGCGTGAAGCAGGTGCTTATCAGTTCAATGATTATCTGAATGATTTATTCCATAGTGTTTGGAAGCCACTTGCAGGTCTTAACGATATGCAAGTTCGTACACGTCGCTTACTCGAGCGCAACTATGTAGACCAACTGAATAGTCTTTTAAATCCTGTTCAGAAAGACAAACCAACCGTTGCTGACCGTGCAAGTAATTCTGATATTATGCTCTATCTGATGCAACATTTAGATACTGTTGAGCAGTTCTGTAAGGCACAGGCAGCACAAAGTGAAGGTATCAATCTCCTTCATTACAATGATTTGTTGCGTCAGATTAAGCTGATTCGTGAGCGTCGTGTGACAGTGAAGTAA
- a CDS encoding SGNH/GDSL hydrolase family protein, which produces MRTIKCFIVLLFLFLLSPAVSAQDANGINEHDVEPAKSVEPDVMPVAAKSQTVAASVEEMAMEPLPTSTTRVSQVAESRDQVVLLIGDSMADGLGSRFNDYAVKNGFKFHSIVWYGSTTRDWAIAADLQYQIERVRPTYIIISLGTNDLGYKDYSRRETAIQTILSRVGNIPYVWVGPLPWKKIKDRTIVDVIRDCTGEGRFFDSSSVIASRADGIHPTRQGAALWVDKIVEWMGEPELNANPIEMEKPDFTTRFKHDEKHGMGYHGRR; this is translated from the coding sequence GTGAGAACAATAAAGTGTTTTATAGTATTACTATTTCTTTTCCTCTTGTCACCTGCTGTATCAGCGCAGGATGCTAACGGAATAAACGAACATGATGTCGAACCGGCTAAATCAGTAGAGCCAGATGTAATGCCAGTAGCTGCTAAATCTCAAACAGTTGCAGCCTCGGTAGAAGAGATGGCAATGGAACCATTGCCCACATCGACAACCCGAGTGTCGCAGGTAGCAGAAAGTCGTGATCAAGTAGTACTTCTCATTGGTGACTCTATGGCTGATGGTCTTGGCTCTCGATTTAATGATTATGCCGTGAAGAACGGTTTTAAGTTTCATTCAATCGTATGGTATGGTAGTACAACACGCGACTGGGCGATTGCTGCCGACCTTCAATATCAGATCGAAAGAGTACGTCCTACTTACATAATTATCAGCTTAGGTACCAACGACTTAGGTTATAAGGATTATAGTAGACGTGAAACAGCAATTCAAACGATTCTGAGTCGTGTTGGTAATATTCCATATGTATGGGTTGGACCACTCCCTTGGAAGAAGATTAAAGATAGAACAATCGTTGATGTGATACGTGATTGTACGGGTGAAGGTCGATTCTTTGACAGTAGTTCTGTCATTGCTTCTCGAGCAGATGGTATTCATCCAACACGTCAGGGTGCTGCCCTTTGGGTGGATAAGATTGTAGAGTGGATGGGCGAACCAGAGCTAAATGCAAATCCTATAGAGATGGAAAAGCCCGATTTCACAACTCGTTTTAAACATGACGAGAAGCATGGTATGGGTTATCATGGTCGTCGATAG
- a CDS encoding DUF4491 family protein, translating to MDLNFEGILLAVCTFLIIGLCHPLVIKTEYYFGIKPWWLWLIAGIACCVAALFVQSIFWSALLGVLGASFLWGIGELISQEKRVLKGWFPMNPKRKEHYEKLSKDESICPCKHKN from the coding sequence ATGGATTTAAATTTTGAAGGTATACTCCTTGCTGTATGTACGTTTTTAATCATTGGACTTTGTCATCCACTCGTTATAAAAACAGAGTATTATTTTGGTATAAAACCTTGGTGGCTATGGCTCATAGCGGGTATTGCTTGCTGTGTAGCCGCCTTGTTTGTACAAAGTATCTTCTGGTCTGCGCTACTCGGTGTCCTTGGAGCTTCATTCCTTTGGGGAATTGGTGAGCTCATCTCGCAGGAGAAGCGTGTCTTAAAAGGATGGTTCCCGATGAATCCTAAACGTAAGGAACACTACGAAAAACTTAGCAAAGACGAGTCTATATGCCCTTGTAAGCATAAAAACTAA
- a CDS encoding peptidylprolyl isomerase, whose translation MKKLIYSFLLVLFVANVHAQSLTDTLRHEVLLETDSGNIRIQLYNETPRHRDNFLKLVRSGAYNGVLFHRVVKDFMIQTGDMGSKTAKPGQALGDTPETYSLPAEINYPKLLHRRGAVAAARESDDVNPKRESSASQFYIVWGIKFSDGQLDWAQERLNAHTDSTVQMTPGVRQIYKEVGGTPHLDGQYTVFGQVLDGLDVVERIQRQPVDANDRPLVDVRVRKATVLK comes from the coding sequence ATGAAGAAGTTAATCTATTCCTTTTTACTGGTTTTGTTCGTAGCTAATGTTCATGCACAGTCTTTGACAGACACATTACGTCATGAAGTATTGTTGGAAACTGACAGTGGAAACATTCGTATTCAACTTTACAATGAGACACCACGTCATCGTGATAACTTCTTAAAGTTGGTGCGAAGTGGTGCCTATAATGGGGTATTGTTCCACCGTGTTGTTAAAGATTTTATGATTCAAACAGGTGATATGGGTTCAAAGACAGCAAAGCCAGGACAGGCTTTAGGTGATACGCCAGAGACTTACTCACTCCCTGCAGAGATAAATTATCCGAAGCTATTGCATCGTCGTGGCGCTGTTGCTGCAGCTCGTGAGAGCGATGATGTCAACCCGAAGCGTGAGTCATCTGCCTCACAGTTCTATATTGTATGGGGAATTAAATTCTCTGACGGACAGCTTGATTGGGCGCAGGAACGTCTTAATGCTCATACAGATAGTACGGTACAGATGACACCAGGGGTACGTCAGATATATAAGGAGGTGGGAGGAACACCTCATTTGGACGGACAATACACTGTCTTTGGACAGGTGTTAGATGGATTGGATGTTGTTGAACGCATACAACGCCAGCCTGTTGATGCAAACGACCGACCATTGGTTGATGTCCGTGTTCGTAAAGCAACCGTATTGAAATAA
- a CDS encoding TonB-dependent receptor, translated as MKVIKLIALLLLLSIGQFLRAQGTSKTTESHIVNIVVTDKNTKESVIMANCSLDPLGSFNVTDIDGKAVFQKVPAGTFTLKVSYVGYETYTTTLKVEKDITVNVQLVPTSLALKEVVVTAKQNASGASTSSIIGRQAIDHLQASSLADIMQLIPGKEMGNVDMTQKSNLQLRTLRNNNTSAFGSSIVVDGVPISNNGLLTQGQFSSTAFTGTDLRQIAADNIDNVEVIRGIPSAEYGDLTSGLVVVHSKVGVTPWQIKAKVNPAMTNASLTKGFSLNKAGIMNVNLDYAKAWGDPRQKTRSYDRYTFNLGYSYDLSKRWHTETKLRFLSSQDWSGKDPDAIQDGTETKNKTITVGLTHNGRISVDKLFMRSLNYTLGLSYGETDNVQTAFVPVSTGLLPILTSKETGYFNVPWKTQSYKATGRTESRPGNLFAKINDTFFFKAGKTRQNFKVGVEYRYDWNSGKGYYNDNDLLPLQPNSNGRPRAFNDVPGLHQIAAYAEDNFLWNINKINRLRANLGLRFTAMQPFSNVATTALSPRLNLSLSVTPWLDIRGGIGMNSKTPGLAYLYPDTKYDDRVAANYFPQTDPAAQLLVYHTQAYKVDYSKNLKNATTTKVELGVDFKLKGGRRLSILAYRDRTPNGFESLGEFFVYPYSIFTQAQGLNITPGQATTIDYTNPYRTFNGYMTTGAVGNTNTSINKGLEFDFELGEIRPLHTSLFFSGAYSETKTYSTGRNTEAVKAALLPTSYSSYSVTPFRVVYPSGQDYEKYRRFLNTLRVVTNIPALKMVASFTAQAIWYDWHTSFTANKNPIGYFGADLIEHPITADMMSGFLGMDGQYYASRPTGIDVVAINDLTVRVSDNKPSKSPVEWNLQGRLTKQLSNFGGLSLYVNNMIYYEPYLTGNNSLTLSQRNTGKFSFGVELYVNL; from the coding sequence ATGAAAGTAATAAAGCTCATAGCTCTATTGTTATTGTTGTCGATAGGGCAATTTTTAAGAGCTCAAGGAACATCAAAAACAACAGAAAGTCATATTGTTAACATCGTTGTTACCGATAAAAATACGAAAGAAAGTGTGATTATGGCTAACTGTTCGCTTGATCCATTAGGTTCTTTTAATGTAACGGATATCGACGGAAAAGCAGTATTCCAAAAAGTTCCAGCAGGCACGTTTACGCTGAAAGTTAGTTATGTGGGTTATGAAACCTATACAACTACGCTCAAAGTAGAGAAAGATATAACAGTTAATGTTCAGCTTGTTCCTACCTCTTTAGCATTAAAGGAGGTTGTTGTGACGGCAAAGCAGAATGCATCGGGTGCTTCCACGTCTTCTATTATTGGGCGTCAGGCAATCGATCACTTACAGGCTTCGTCATTGGCTGACATCATGCAGCTCATTCCTGGTAAAGAGATGGGTAATGTAGACATGACTCAGAAGTCTAATCTACAGCTCCGTACGCTACGAAATAATAATACAAGTGCCTTTGGTTCAAGCATTGTTGTTGATGGTGTTCCTATCTCTAATAATGGATTGTTGACACAAGGACAATTCTCATCTACGGCTTTTACAGGTACAGATTTGCGTCAGATAGCTGCCGATAACATTGATAATGTAGAGGTAATACGTGGTATTCCTTCTGCAGAGTATGGCGATTTGACAAGCGGTCTTGTAGTTGTTCATTCCAAGGTGGGTGTAACTCCATGGCAGATAAAGGCAAAGGTGAATCCAGCTATGACAAATGCTTCGTTGACAAAGGGATTCTCTTTGAACAAAGCAGGTATAATGAATGTAAACTTAGACTATGCTAAGGCTTGGGGCGATCCACGTCAGAAGACACGCAGTTATGACCGTTATACTTTCAATTTGGGGTATAGTTATGATCTTAGTAAGCGTTGGCATACTGAGACAAAACTCCGTTTTTTGTCTTCACAGGACTGGTCGGGCAAGGACCCTGATGCTATTCAAGATGGTACGGAAACCAAGAATAAGACTATAACGGTTGGTCTGACGCATAATGGTCGTATCTCTGTTGATAAGCTTTTTATGCGTTCGCTCAATTATACATTAGGTCTTAGCTATGGAGAGACAGACAATGTACAAACAGCTTTTGTACCTGTTAGCACAGGTCTACTTCCTATCTTGACATCTAAAGAGACAGGTTATTTTAACGTACCTTGGAAGACACAGTCTTATAAGGCTACTGGTAGAACAGAGAGCAGACCCGGTAATCTGTTTGCAAAGATTAATGATACCTTCTTTTTCAAAGCCGGTAAGACGCGTCAGAACTTTAAAGTTGGTGTGGAATACCGCTATGATTGGAATAGTGGAAAGGGCTATTATAACGACAATGATTTGTTACCACTACAACCAAATAGCAATGGTCGTCCACGTGCCTTCAATGATGTGCCAGGCTTACATCAGATAGCTGCATATGCAGAGGATAACTTCTTGTGGAATATTAATAAGATTAACAGACTGCGTGCGAACCTTGGACTTCGCTTTACAGCCATGCAACCTTTCAGTAATGTTGCTACAACAGCACTCTCCCCACGTCTTAATCTTTCATTAAGCGTTACCCCTTGGCTTGATATTCGTGGTGGAATTGGTATGAATTCTAAGACTCCAGGCTTGGCATACCTCTATCCTGATACGAAGTATGATGACCGTGTGGCTGCTAACTATTTCCCACAGACTGACCCTGCAGCACAGTTGCTGGTCTATCATACGCAGGCTTATAAGGTAGATTACTCTAAGAACTTGAAGAATGCAACAACTACTAAAGTCGAGTTGGGCGTAGACTTCAAACTGAAAGGTGGTCGTCGTCTGAGTATTCTTGCTTATCGTGACCGCACACCGAATGGTTTTGAATCCTTAGGTGAGTTCTTTGTCTATCCTTATAGTATCTTTACGCAGGCGCAGGGACTGAATATAACACCGGGACAGGCTACAACAATTGATTATACCAATCCTTATCGTACCTTTAATGGCTATATGACAACGGGTGCAGTTGGTAATACAAACACCTCTATTAATAAGGGTTTAGAGTTTGATTTTGAACTTGGCGAGATTCGTCCTTTGCATACATCACTCTTCTTTAGTGGTGCTTATTCTGAGACAAAGACCTACTCAACAGGTCGCAATACAGAAGCTGTAAAGGCAGCATTATTGCCAACTTCTTATTCAAGTTATAGTGTTACGCCATTTAGAGTAGTCTATCCTTCAGGACAAGATTACGAAAAGTATCGTCGTTTCCTCAATACATTGCGTGTTGTAACGAATATTCCAGCACTCAAGATGGTGGCCTCGTTCACGGCTCAGGCAATTTGGTATGACTGGCATACATCCTTTACAGCAAATAAGAATCCAATAGGTTACTTTGGTGCAGACCTTATTGAGCATCCTATAACAGCGGACATGATGTCAGGTTTCTTGGGTATGGATGGCCAATATTATGCGTCACGTCCAACAGGAATAGATGTTGTTGCAATTAATGACCTTACTGTACGTGTCAGCGACAATAAGCCTTCAAAGTCGCCAGTAGAATGGAACTTGCAAGGAAGACTTACTAAACAGCTTAGTAACTTTGGTGGTCTTTCCCTTTATGTGAACAATATGATTTATTATGAGCCATACCTAACAGGCAACAACTCACTCACGTTAAGCCAGCGCAACACGGGTAAGTTTAGTTTTGGTGTAGAGCTTTATGTTAATTTGTAA
- a CDS encoding DUF4876 domain-containing protein, translated as MKAIKYLFSILTIALVFSSCVDYSDASEAVTAKVQLQLPDELNGHMTLEGHTVSLQLNGVTYSAQTDAAGVATFSNIVPDVYNISTSWDITSSEYNRIIGSSQVNDGATVSGSLNSQLINGSEPLLLTTTLSVKRDIVISKIYAAGSKDNNNKRYVAGQYIELYNQSNDSVDVAGLYIGLLETDVPQAYTLENLKTNYADSVVLVKQVFRIPTDKSYKIAPGGTVLLVNSAIDHSLNSPLEHSLLNANFEAKDVKGKMLNNPEVPALQNVFNIYSGISYMNILTTGQGVVIFRSSADISQLKLTYKFGKTSGTQYGLLPKRYIIDGVDFLRHKATGTDVGEKRLYNDIDAGYISINATAGLSGEVVYRKTASTAAGGHNILMDTNNSTNDFEVSTSVTP; from the coding sequence ATGAAAGCAATAAAGTATTTATTTTCAATCCTCACGATAGCTCTTGTTTTTAGTTCTTGTGTAGATTATTCGGATGCCTCAGAGGCTGTAACAGCTAAGGTACAGCTCCAACTTCCTGATGAGTTGAATGGTCATATGACATTAGAAGGGCATACCGTTTCACTTCAATTGAATGGTGTTACCTATTCTGCACAGACTGATGCTGCGGGCGTAGCAACCTTCTCTAACATTGTTCCTGATGTCTATAACATTTCAACTTCATGGGATATAACATCGTCAGAGTATAATAGGATTATAGGAAGTAGCCAGGTTAATGATGGCGCAACAGTATCAGGTAGTTTGAATTCACAGCTTATCAATGGTTCAGAACCTTTGCTCCTCACGACCACTCTATCTGTAAAACGAGATATAGTCATCAGTAAGATATATGCTGCTGGCTCTAAAGACAATAATAATAAGCGCTATGTAGCAGGTCAGTATATTGAACTTTACAATCAATCTAACGATTCTGTAGATGTTGCTGGACTTTATATTGGACTGCTTGAGACGGATGTCCCACAGGCTTATACCCTCGAAAACCTCAAGACAAACTATGCTGATTCAGTCGTATTGGTTAAGCAAGTGTTCCGTATACCAACTGATAAGAGTTATAAGATAGCTCCAGGTGGAACTGTGCTCTTGGTGAATAGTGCTATTGATCATAGTCTTAACAGTCCGTTAGAGCATAGTCTTTTGAACGCAAACTTTGAAGCAAAGGACGTGAAAGGTAAGATGTTAAACAATCCAGAGGTACCTGCTTTGCAGAATGTCTTTAATATCTATTCGGGCATTTCATACATGAATATACTCACAACAGGGCAAGGTGTAGTTATATTCCGTTCTTCTGCAGACATCAGTCAACTGAAACTTACTTATAAGTTTGGCAAGACAAGCGGTACACAGTATGGACTTCTACCAAAGCGTTATATCATTGATGGTGTTGATTTCCTTCGTCATAAGGCAACAGGAACGGATGTTGGTGAGAAGCGACTTTACAATGACATTGATGCTGGTTATATAAGTATTAATGCCACAGCAGGTCTGTCGGGTGAGGTTGTTTATCGTAAGACAGCTTCTACAGCAGCAGGCGGACATAACATTCTCATGGATACAAATAATAGTACTAATGATTTTGAGGTGTCAACATCGGTTACTCCATAA